Proteins from a genomic interval of Croceicoccus naphthovorans:
- a CDS encoding ubiquinol-cytochrome C chaperone family protein yields MLRLLERLWGSREGDLSALWHRIVEIAREPHWYADRGVADSVEGRFDMVTAVTALVLIRLDREGDADAAARLTELFIDDMDGQLREAGVGDLVVGKSMGKLVSALGGRIGVYKEGLATDDATLAAAAERNMTRDHPGESALPLAQGLRALAADIDKAPLADMLAGKIDR; encoded by the coding sequence ATGCTGCGACTGCTGGAACGACTGTGGGGTTCGCGCGAAGGCGATCTTTCGGCGCTATGGCACCGCATTGTCGAGATTGCGCGCGAACCGCACTGGTACGCGGACCGCGGCGTGGCCGACAGCGTAGAGGGCCGCTTCGACATGGTGACGGCGGTGACCGCGCTGGTGCTGATCCGGCTGGACCGCGAAGGCGATGCAGATGCCGCCGCCCGCCTGACGGAACTGTTCATCGACGACATGGACGGGCAGTTGCGCGAAGCGGGCGTAGGCGATCTGGTGGTCGGCAAGTCGATGGGCAAGCTGGTATCGGCGCTGGGCGGCCGGATCGGCGTGTACAAGGAAGGGCTGGCGACCGACGATGCCACGCTGGCCGCCGCGGCGGAGCGCAACATGACGCGCGATCATCCCGGCGAAAGCGCGCTGCCGCTGGCTCAGGGCCTGCGCGCGCTGGCCGCCGATATCGACAAGGCACCGCTGGCTGACATGCTGGCCGGAAAGATCGATCGGTGA
- a CDS encoding outer membrane protein assembly factor BamE, whose protein sequence is MAKFEGMTGSTVIKLAVAAAVLPTMLAGCTSITDRRGYVRDTALTGAVTPGIDNRQSVEGTLGQPSFASQFGDPVYYYVSSTTEQRIFGQPEIEDHDVMKIAFDSAGNVTSVTHAGMDDVRDINPDGDKTPTLGRHRGFLEDLFGNIGAVGAAGAGGGPGGGPNGS, encoded by the coding sequence ATGGCGAAGTTCGAGGGAATGACGGGTTCGACCGTGATCAAGCTGGCGGTCGCGGCTGCAGTCCTGCCGACCATGCTGGCCGGGTGTACGTCGATTACCGACCGTCGCGGCTATGTCCGCGATACGGCGCTGACGGGCGCGGTTACCCCCGGGATCGACAATCGCCAGTCGGTCGAAGGCACTTTGGGTCAGCCCAGCTTTGCCAGCCAGTTCGGCGATCCGGTCTATTACTACGTGTCCAGCACGACCGAACAGCGCATCTTCGGCCAGCCGGAGATCGAGGATCACGACGTGATGAAGATTGCGTTCGATTCCGCCGGTAACGTCACGTCGGTCACCCATGCCGGGATGGACGACGTGCGCGATATCAACCCGGATGGCGACAAGACGCCGACGCTGGGCCGCCATCGCGGCTTCCTCGAAGACCTGTTCGGCAATATCGGCGCGGTCGGCGCGGCGGGTGCCGGGGGCGGTCCGGGCGGCGGCCCGAACGGTAGCTAA